The following proteins come from a genomic window of Triticum aestivum cultivar Chinese Spring chromosome 6A, IWGSC CS RefSeq v2.1, whole genome shotgun sequence:
- the LOC123132301 gene encoding tyrosine-sulfated glycopeptide receptor 1 yields MQTLHFSSKAYSKILHIPSLGLALVLLIGLASPTSSCREQEQGSLHQFLAGLSQHGGLAASWQHGTDCCQWEGITCSTDGIVTDVLLASRSLQGHISASLGNLTGLLRLNLSNNLLYGGLPQELMSSGSIVAIDVSFNRLSGDLQELSSLTPPRPLKVLNISSNLFTGQFPSSTWQVMKNLVALNASKNSFTGQLPSHLCTSLPLLTVLELCYNLFSGRIPSGLGSCPKLRVLKVGHNNLSGPLPDELFNASSLEYLSFPKNTLQGTLEDARIVSLSNLITLDLGENNFSGKVPESIGQLHRLEELHLNNNNMSEDLPSTLSNCTNLITIDLKNNLFSGELDKVNFSNLPNLKTSDLGWNNFTGKIPESIYSCSNVTALRLSFNNFHGQLSEKIGNLKSLSFLSLVNNNLTNITSTLPILARSKSLTTLLIGLNFMNETMPDDDIIVSFENLQVLAITDCSLLGKVPHWLSKLTNLEMLFLENNQLTGQIPYWINSLKFLFYLDISNNSMTGEIPAALMKMPMLRSENNATHLDPRFFELPIYVAPSLQYRLPMAFPKVLDLSNNKLTGEMPLEIGQLKALCSLNFSFNDSKGQIPQSICNLTNLQVLDLSTNNLTGGIPAALNSLHFLSAFNISNNDLEGPIPSGGQFNTFQNSSFDGNPKLCGSMLIHKCGSASPPLIPSKERHKKALFAITFGVFFGSIAVLLLLGRLLVSIRVNGFTVKNTTDKNNGYIESTSSNSSSEQTLVVMSRGKGEESKLKFTDILKATHNFDKENIIGCGGYGLVYKAELCDGSKLAIKRLSDEMCLMEREFSAEVDALSMAQHENLVPLWGYCIHGNSRLLIYSYMENGSLDDWLHNRDDDGSSCLDWPTRLKIAQGASLGLSHIHDVCKPQIVHRDIKSSNILLDKEFKAYVADFGLARLILPNQTHVTTELVGTMGYIPPEYGQAWVATLRGDMYSFGVVLLELLTGMRPVSVLSTSKELVPWVLEMRSKGKQVEVLDPTLRGAEYEEQMLKVLEAASKCVDHNQFMRPTIMEVVSCLASIDAEPQMQRSAKIR; encoded by the coding sequence ATGCAGACACTTCATTTTTCCAGCAAGGCTTACAGCAAGATACTGCACATACCTTCCCTTGGCCTTGCTCTTGTGCTGCTGATCGGATTGGCCTCTCCTACCAGTTCCTGCAGAGAGCAGGAGCAGGGCTCCCTTCACCAGTTCCTTGCCGGGCTCTCACAACACGGTGGCCTCGCTGCGTCCTGGCAGCATGGCACGGATTGCTGCCAGTGGGAAGGGATCACCTGCAGTACAGATGGGATTGTTACGGATGTCTTGCTGGCTTCTAGGAGTCTTCAGGGGCACATCTCAGCTTCTCTTGGGAATCTCACTGGATTACTGCGCCTCAACCTGTCAAACAATCTGCTATACGGTGGCCTACCGCAGGAATTGATGTCATCCGGCAGCATCGTCGCCATAGACGTCAGCTTTAACCGCCTCAGTGGAGATCTGCAAGAGTTATCATCTTTGACTCCTCCCCGGCCACTGAAGGTACTGAACATCTCGAGCAATTTGTTTACAGGACAATTTCCGTCCTCCACATGGCAAGTGATGAAAAATTTGGTCGCACTCAATGCCAGCAAGAACAGCTTTACTGGGCAGCTGCCAAGTCATTTATGCACCAGTTTGCCATTGCTCACTGTGCTTGAACTCTGTTACAACCTATTCAGTGGAAGAATTCCGTCTGGACTTGGTAGTTGTCCCAAGCTCAGAGTGCTCAAGGTTGGCCACAACAACCTTAGTGGGCCTCTACCAGATGAACTTTTTAATGCTAGCTCGTTGGAGTACCTCTCTTTCCCCAAGAATACTTTACAAGGAACACTTGAAGATGCACGTATTGTCAGTCTCAGTAATCTCATAACCCTTGATCTTGGAGAGAACAATTTCAGTGGAAAGGTGCCAGAATCTATAGGTCAGCTTCACAGATTGGAGGAGCTCCATTTGAACAATAACAACATGTCTGAGGATCTACCATCAACCCTGAGCAACTGCACAAATCTCATAACCATTGACCTCAAGAACAACTTGTTCTCTGGAGAGCTCGACAAGGTCAACTTCTCCAATCTACCCAATCTAAAAACTTCAGATCTTGGGTGGAACAACTTCACCGGAAAAATTCCAGAAAGCATCTATTCGTGCAGCAACGTAACTGCACTTCGGCTATCCTTCAATAATTTCCATGGCCAGCTGTCAGAAAAAATAGGCAATCTGAAATCCCTCTCATTCCTATCACTTGTTAACAACAATCTTACAAATATCACAAGTACACTTCCGATACTTGCAAGATCCAAGAGTCTCACCACCCTTCTTATTGGGCTCAACTTCATGAATGAGACCATGCCAGACGATGACATCATTGTCAGTTTTGAGAATCTTCAGGTTCTAGCAATAACAGATTGCTCACTGTTGGGGAAAGTACCACATTGGTTATCAAAGCTGACAAATTTGGAGATGTTATTTTTAGAAAACAATCAATTAACAGGACAGATACCTTACTGGATCAACAGCCTAAAATTCCTCTTCTATCTAGACATATCAAATAATAGCATGACAGGGGAAATCCCAGCAGCCTTAATGAAGATGCCAATGCTAAGATCAGAGAATAATGCAACCCATTTGGACCCCAGATTCTTTGAGCTACCAATTTATGTAGCTCCATCACTTCAATACCGGTTACCAATGGCTTTCCCAAAAGTGCTGGATCTAAGTAACAATAAATTAACTGGTGAGATGCCCTTGGAGATTGGTCAGTTGAAAGCCCTCTGTTCACTCAATTTCAGCTTCAATGACTCAAAAGGACAGATCCCACAATCAATATGCAACCTCACAAACCTGCAGGTGTTAGACTTGTCGACCAACAACCTCACAGGTGGAATCCCAGCTGCATTGAACAGCCTGCATTTCCTTTCAGCATTCAACATTTCTAACAATGACCTAGAAGGGCCTATTCCATCTGGAGGTCAGTTTAATACGTTTCAGAACTCTAGTTTCGATGGGAATCCAAAGCTCTGTGGCTCTATGCTAATTCACAAATGTGGTTCGGCTTCACCACCTCTGATCCCCTCCAAAGAACGGCATAAGAAGGCTCTTTTTGCAATTACATTTGGAGTGTTCTTTGGAAGCATTGCTGTTCTTTTGTTGCTGGGGCGTCTCCTTGTCTCAATCAGAGTCAATGGTTTTACAGTAAAAAATACAACAGACAAGAACAATGGATATATCGAATCAACTTCATCCAACTCCAGTTCAGAGCAAACATTGGTAGTGATGTCACGAGGCAAGGGAGAAGAAAGCAAGCTCAAATTCACTGACATTTTGAAAGCTACACACAATTTTGACAAGGAGAACATCATTGGATGTGGAGGTTATGGATTAGTATACAAGGCAGAGCTATGTGATGGCTCGAAGCTGGCAATAAAAAGGCTCAGCGATGAAATGTGTCTTATGGAAAGAGAGTTCAGTGCAGAGGTTGATGCTCTCTCCATGGCACAACATGAAAATCTTGTACCTCTGTGGGGTTACTGCATCCATGGAAACTCAAGGCTCCTCATATATTCCTACATGGAGAACGGCAGCCTGGATGATTGGCTTCATAACAGGGATGACGATGGTAGCTCATGTCTTGACTGGCCAACTCGGCTGAAGATCGCGCAAGGAGCAAGCCTTGGCCTTTCTCATATCCATGATGTCTGCAAGCCTCAAATTGTCCACCGTGACATCAAATCCAGTAACATCCTACTGGACAAAGAATTTAAAGCTTATGTTGCAGATTTTGGGCTAGCCAGATTGATCCTTCCCAACCAAACGCATGTTACAACTGAGTTGGTCGGCACTATGGGTTACATTCCCCCCGAATATGGGCAAGCATGGGTTGCTACGTTGAGAGGTGATATGTACAGTTTTGGAGTAGTCCTGCTTGAGCTGCTCACTGGAATGCGGCCTGTTTCAGTCCTATCTACATCAAAAGAACTTGTCCCATGGGTGCTCGAGATGAGGTCCAAGGGAAAGCAAGTTGAGGTCCTGGATCCAACACTTAGAGGCGCAGAATATGAAGAACAAATGCTGAAGGTGCTTGAAGCTGCTTCCAAATGTGTCGACCACAATCAATTCATGAGGCCAACCATCATGGAAGTAGTCTCCTGCCTGGCCAGTATAGATGCTGAGCCGCAGATGCAAAGATCAGCCAAGATACGATAA